One Ferviditalea candida genomic window, AGCGCACAAGCTGCGGATTGCCGTATCGACCAAATCGGACATCGTGACGAATATTGAGGAGCATCCGCAAGTGACCCTTTCTTTTTTTTATGATCAAAAGGTAATCGCTTTCCAATCGGAAGCGAAATTGCTGACCAAACAAATGGAGGCCGTGCCCTTTCCCCTGACGCTGATCGAGGTGGAGACGGAGCAATTGCAGGATATCATGTTCTACGGAGCCGCCATCTCGCAGGAACCCGCATACGTCAAAACTTATAATCTCGAGGCAGCGAAGAAGCTGGATCAGCAGGTTTATGCTTCAATGGCTCTCTCATACTGAGCTGCGATTGACATTGTCAAGCGACAAGGCTGAACGTTGAAAGGTAGGAAGCAATGGAAAAGGCAAAAAAAGGAGCAACCATTCAATCACTGCAGATCGGTTTTTCCATCGTGGACCTGGTCGCCGGCCAAGGCAGGCCGCTGAAGTTTAATGACATCTACGAGCTCACGGGAATCACCAAGAGTAATCTCTACAAATATATAAATACTTTGACACAGCAGGGTATCTTATACCGGGATCGAGAGACCGGGGCCTATACGCTCGGAAGCAAGCTGGTCGAATACGGCATGGCCGCGGTGAACAGAGAGAACGTCAGTGAACGGATATTGCCGTTCATGCAGGAGATTAACAGAACCTGTAAAAGCACGGTTCTGTTAATCTCCTGGACGCACGACGGTCCGATCGTCGTCAGAATGATCAACAATAATCAAGGTTTGAACATCGGGGCGCAGATCGGAACGTATTTGCCTCTTCTTTCCGCGAGCGGGAAAATCTTTGCGGCCTTCCTCGAGGAATCGCTGGTTCGTGATTGGAAGCTGCGGGAGCTCGGGAAATTGAAGGAAGAGCGGCGAAAGGCGCTTGAACGCGAATTGGACGTCATCCGCGACAAACAAATCAGCTTCGCAGATGAGCCGCTGGTGCCGACCATTTCCTCCGTATCGATTCCGATTTTCAATTTCGGCAAACAGCTGCTTGGAGCCGTAACGGTGGTCGGCTTTTCCGAGACCGTCCCGCAAACGGAGCAGGACGAATTGAGCCGATACCTGCTGCAGATGCAGCGTGAAATTTCACGGGTATTCGGATATCGCAATCAGACTGCCGAGTAAACTTCCGTAGAGGAGGCACTCCTAAATATGAGCATTTTGATTATTTCGGCCGTGGTTCTGTCATTGATCATGGCGGTAGTGATCATAGTGACTGTCAGTGTGCGGGCGCGA contains:
- a CDS encoding IclR family transcriptional regulator, which codes for MEKAKKGATIQSLQIGFSIVDLVAGQGRPLKFNDIYELTGITKSNLYKYINTLTQQGILYRDRETGAYTLGSKLVEYGMAAVNRENVSERILPFMQEINRTCKSTVLLISWTHDGPIVVRMINNNQGLNIGAQIGTYLPLLSASGKIFAAFLEESLVRDWKLRELGKLKEERRKALERELDVIRDKQISFADEPLVPTISSVSIPIFNFGKQLLGAVTVVGFSETVPQTEQDELSRYLLQMQREISRVFGYRNQTAE
- a CDS encoding pyridoxamine 5'-phosphate oxidase family protein; protein product: MAITDFDFGQIFNEERIGLLTTYNKQSGKIHQNAVSWIKGASAHKLRIAVSTKSDIVTNIEEHPQVTLSFFYDQKVIAFQSEAKLLTKQMEAVPFPLTLIEVETEQLQDIMFYGAAISQEPAYVKTYNLEAAKKLDQQVYASMALSY